Genomic DNA from Endomicrobiales bacterium:
TCAGACGAGAGGCGAGCGAAAACATTTACTAACGCATCATAATTTGCATCGCCAGATGGCGCTTTGTTTGCTTCTGCAAGATTTAATTGAACTTTATCATATAGAGCTTTTGCTTCCAGATCGCTTGGTTTTGGTATATTTGCTTTTACTTCATTTTCAATTAACTTCATAACCATTAGTTGTTCTTCAATGCGTTTTTCAAACTGAGTATTTGTTAGACCATTGTTTTTTAGCTCTGACTGATACTCTGCTTCAGTTGCAAAGCGTTTCTTTACTGTATCTAAACCGTTTGCTATATCTCTTTTGGTTACTTTTATTTTTGCCTTTGTAGCTTGTTGTTTTAGAAGTTTTTCGTCGATCATTTGATCCAATAATTTACTTTTAAACTCTTCAATTTTTGCTGGTGATTGCTCGGCAGGTGGCGCACTTTTTGCGTACTGTTCTATCATTGGTTGTGCGTTTTTCTCAAACTCACTTTGCATAATAGCTTCGCCATTTACTACGGCTATTGCTTTATCGACAACTTTTGCGCTACAAATGCTAACAGATGCAAGAAATAAAAC
This window encodes:
- a CDS encoding peptidylprolyl isomerase, which gives rise to MKNVVFLFVLFLASVSICSAKVVDKAIAVVNGEAIMQSEFEKNAQPMIEQYAKSAPPAEQSPAKIEEFKSKLLDQMIDEKLLKQQATKAKIKVTKRDIANGLDTVKKRFATEAEYQSELKNNGLTNTQFEKRIEEQLMVMKLIENEVKANIPKPSDLEAKALYDKVQLNLAEANKAPSGDANYDALVNVFARLSSEQVRARHILIKVDKNASTSMKTDALNKAKKIRKEALLKDADFSVLAEKYSDDTGSKQRGGDLGYFAKGDMVPEFEKAAFSQNVGTVSEPILTSFGYHIIKVDEKKASKKMSFEETKNDLLDYIYRSNAEKKYETWLENLRSKASIKKN